GGAATCCATGTTGTACGGAATGGCGCCGGGGTACTTCTCGTCAAGAGTCTGCTTGATGGCGCTGGCAAGCGTCTTCTGCGCGCTCTCCGTTGCGTCATTGATAGAGTGGTTTTTGTAGCTGTTGCTGATGTCCTGGTAGAGTTGACGCTTTGCCACGTTCAACTCGGTCGGGGTGTAAGGCTTCGGCACGGCCGGGATGGTAGTAGTCGATGCCGGGCGGCCGTCTACCCCGAGTATGGCCGATTCGATGGTTTTCTCTGGTTCTCCGGCGGCACCCTGTTTGAACTTACCCAGGACGCTATGCACCCGGCCGGTATAATCAGGGGCCACGCCTCGGACATTCTCCCCACGGTTCAACAGCCGCCCAAAATCGCCCCGAGCAAGAACATCCTGCGCCGGGAAGGTATCGCCCGCCCGCGTTCCGCCCGCATAAATATCGTCAACCTTTGAGGTGTTGCCCTTGATCGTGTCCAACATCTTTTGCCAGTTAGATTCATCGAAGTTGTAGCCCTTCTTCAAAACAGTATCGGCCATGGCCTTTTGCTCGGTCGGAGTAAGCCCCCCGCCTGTCCCGAATTTCCCGGCGGATCTGGTCAGCCAGTTGGCAGCGCCGCCCAATGCGTTCTTAACCGGGGCAATATCGGTGACAGCCTTGAGTAACCCCCCAACGGCCCGACCACCGCCCTCAATGGTAGCACCCTTGAGAAAATCCCCGGCTACATCCCCGCCGGTGGTCGGCTCATCGGCAATTTTGCGCTGCAGGTACTTTGCCCCGGCGTTTAGCCCGCCGGCCACGCCCATACCAAGGCCGGTGGCTTTCAAGGGGCTGGCCGCCATAGGGAGGAGGTCAAGCGCGGTCATGGCCCCGGCGTATAGGTTTGGATTGTCGCGGCCCCACTTCGGTACACCGTCAACCGTTTCATTGGCGTTGTAGGGTTGAGGCTTTACCTTCGGTGCCTCCGCTTGGCTGGCCCCGGCGCCGGCAATATGAGCCATGTCTTCATCCGTGGGGGGCGCCTCACCATCCCACTGGAAGGTGATATTCTTGCCGGTCTTAGTATCCTGGACGGTGTAATTTGCCATGTTATTTCACCCCTATGATCTTGAAACGTCCGCCGGATGGGGCGACGTTGCCGCCTCTCGCTCCTGGGGCCGGCCCCTGTGCCAAAGAATCAAGACGTGCCCTGATAACAAGTCTGGTGTTTTTGATTGCTGCTTTCAACTGTGATAAGCTCTGAGCGCTATTGATGTTCTTGATGGCGCGGTTGTATTTGGAGTCGGACAGAACACCTGAACCCATCAACCCGCGTTCCACTTCGGCAACAACATCGTCACGCAGGTTGTTGAACCCAACAATATCAGACTGGCCGGTGGCCTCTTTGAGGTAGTTCTTAGCGCGGTTGAAGCCCGGCAATGAAGAGTTGCCCAACACTCCTCCCGCCCGCTCCAAAGCGTCAAGGAGGGGATCGATGGTGTTAAGCAGGGCTTTGGTGTTCATCACACCGGCATTGCGACCGAATGCCGCCTGTGCACCAAGATCGTTCCACCTCCGGCCTGGCTGTCTCAATTCCTGCTGTGCATAAATCTTGGCTGTTCGGCTGTTCACCTTGTACGGATCAAGCCCGTTGTCTATGGCCCGGCCTAGAGCTTCGTTTTCTTGTTCGGAAAGGCCGTTTATGTTCAGGTTGTGAGCCCTGTTCTCGGCTTTTGCCTTTTCACGCAGCGTGATCGTAGTTTGTATCCTTTGCGTGGCCGCTTGCTGGTTTTCGGCCCGAACCTGTTTGGCTGCTTCGTACTGGATTTTTTCGGGCTTCCAGTCGGGATGTTTAGCCTGGAGTTCAGACTCCAGACCTTTCCGGTAATTGCCCTCTGTGCTGGTCGGTTCCTTATCCGTGGCAAAAAAGTTATTGCCCGTGAATTGCGACACGGCTTTTTCATAGGTCGGCATGTCCGGGTTGTATTGTTTGGCCGCTGCGGTGATGGCGGATAAAACGTCGCCCGGGGTTTTTGCCGTCTTGACTGCTTCGCCGGCGGCTGTAAAGAAGTTCCTGTTAGCTGGTGTTACGGTATCAGGTGTCGGAGGCGCGAACGCTGCTGGGGCCTTTTCCAAAGAGGTTAGATGAGGTAGCATCTCCGAGTTAAGCGCGAACCGGGACAAACTGCCGGCGTCTTGCACCGGAGTGCCCATACGCTGTAGCTGATCGGCATACCCTTTCTCATTCTGCGCCTGGCCACCGAAACCCGTCACCGCCGCCAGGATGTTCGGGTTGCTCATGTCCGGGCTGGACAGGTTCGCTTGTGGCACACCGGTTGTGTTGAAAACCGGGTTTTCGCGCAAACCTTCTTCCCACTCGGACCCGGTGAACGACGGGTCGCTGCTCCACCCCCTATTTTTCCAATCGGCCTGTTGAGCTAAGAGTGGTATGGCCGCCTTGCCTTGCAATTCGGCAAGTTTTTTCGCTCTGGCTGCCTCAATACCTTGGGGATCGTAACTTCCGGAGGATTTAGTGCCATACACATCCCACAGACTGGGAGGGTCAAATTGCGTATTTTGCAATTGATTCGGGTCTTTTGCCCCGGCAATAGTGCTGTATGCATCTGCCCAATTTGCCATTACAGCCCCCTAGATGTTGATGTTAGCGCCAAAACTGTTGCTTCCGCCGACATTCCCCGCCGTACCAGACCAGATGCTTGACAGGTAATTGAGCGGTGCCCACCCGGAGGTGAACTGGTTCTGGGCATTCGTTTGGTTGAACTGGTTTGCCTGATTGGCCGCGTTGAGGTTATATTGATTCTGCGCAGTCGCTTGATCAGCCCCGGCCTTCTCGTATGCCCCGGAATATGCCGAGTTCAAATCCTTAGTGGCCTGTTCCGCCAAGCCTGACGACCAAATCCCCCTGCTGGCCAGGTCACTATTCAATTTGCTGGCGTCCTGGGCCTTGGCGTAGTCAAGCCCGGCAGTGTATCCTCCTTTTTGGAAGTCTCCGGCGGACTGATACGTGGGCGTCTGGTAGGTCGGGAAGTTAATACCGCCGGCACTTGCCGATCCGGTCGGCATTTGCATGTTTGGTGTATCAGCAAGCCCGAACGGATTCAGACTTTTCATCCCGCTCTGGTTACTATCCTGTGATGCGGACCCGGCAGCATTATAGAGATTGCCGGAGGCGGCACCTATTGCTCCGGTCCCCGATCCGAGAGTTGAACCATTCGGGTTAAAAGTTGCTGCAGTGGTGTTCATGCTACCCTGGCCGCCAACCGGCAACCCGCTTTCGATGTAGGTGTTTTTGATATTCCCAACGGCACCGTTATAAATGTCCTGCCGCTCTGCTGCGGTCAATGGCCTGTTTTCAGTACTTGAACTTGTTGTCCCGCCCCCCATACTATGCTCCTTTCTGCCCTGCGAAGATTCTGAACCCTTCGCCAGCGTGGTTGTATATCAAACCTTGGCATCCCTTCGCCCGGTGCCGTAATTCTCTGATTGCACGCCTCATGCTCTTCATCCCTGCCTTGTTCCCATGTTCAGCCACGAACAGCACCGAACCGTAGTAGATATCTACGGGAGTAACCCCGTCAAGCACATCTTGTATTTCGTCGCTGCGTACCTTCCAGTAGCACAGATAATGTTCGATTTTACCCGCAGCATCCCGATACAGAATGTATTGATCGGACGCCAGCGAAATGATTACGCGTTCTTCCAGCCGCCTTGAATATCCCTCGTAAATCCCGCCACACGACTGCATGAATTCCATGATTTCCTGTCGTAGGGCCTCCGCTGCTTCAAAGTCAGTCATGGTGCTATTTCCATAATGCTCAGGGTTGGGTATTCAACGGGGTTGCCGAGGGTGTCAGTGCCCATGACGATATTTATCCCATTGATGATCCATTTCCGATTACTGCCGCCAAGGTCGCGCAGGATGAAGCTGTCGCATATCTCTTGAACCTGGCGGTCAAGGTCACGGTCTTGAAAATTTGCGAGCTTGCGGGCCTTCATACGTCAGGCCCCGCTAACGCGTATTTCAGGCGCAGTTCTTGAATCAGAAAATCACCCGGGGTGGAATCGAAGGTCAGATAATTCCCCGTGGTCTCGCTTTTCAACAGATTACCAGTGGTGTCATTCGCCAGGATGGTGGAAACCGTCGCTCCGTTGTTGAATGTCAATCTGATGCTGATGGTGCGCGCCCTCGGAAAGTTGTTGCCGGGGGTGAGCCCGGATGCGTTGTTAAGGACAAAGATGTTGTCTCCGGCGCTGAGAATCACATTTGACGCGATTGCGATTGGATAGGGGGAGTAATCAAGAAACGCATCGATACTCGCACCAAATACCGCGTCATGCACCGTAACGGCAAATTCCTTCCATTCCTTCTGCCGTGTGGAGTCTGCGTCTTCATGCCGAGTCTGTAAAACTGCCATGTGCGGCTTCTGTAGATCCCTGGAAGGGTAGGTGCTTTTAACCAGCGTCCCGGCGCTCTGGCCAAACAGAAAATCGGTATTGATATCATTAAGGGCCAGGGTCATGGGGCATTCTTGTGGGAGCAGCAAATTGCCCTTTGAATATCCATTGTTCAGGTAGTAGTACAACAGGCTCTGAGTCCCACCATATTGCACCGGCCACGTGTACAAAATGGCGTAGAATTTTTGCAGATGGACGGCGGTGATGCTCTGCGGTGAAGCTGTCAGCATCGGGAAAATTGACTTGAAAAACTCCTGTTGACTATGCGGTTGCAGCGCGGCCGCATTCAGGGTGGTGGCGTAAATCCCCTCGGTGCTGAGGATGTAGACAACGCCGTTGCTTTCTGCGTTGGCCCCGGTGAGCCGTTTACCCAGTTGCAACGGGACAAAGGTAATGTCCCGGTAATCAGCGCCGTACATGGCATAGATCGAACTGGCACCGTAGACGATGGCCCCACCCTGTACCGGGACGAAATCAAGCGCCGGTTCCTGGTTCGGCAACCAGAGGATATTGAGCGGGTTCCAGACGGTAGCATCACCATTATCTGAAATTTGGATCGTGCCGTCGCTGTTCACCGCCCACAACCTGTTGGTGTACACCCGCAGCTTCCTGATCGTTTTGCCGGGGATGGAAATAGTTGTGAAGTCCGTCAGGTTAAGGATGCCGTTTTTCGTGTTGTCCGGGTTCGGGTTGGTGCAATACTGTTTACCCAGAAACATAACCGGCTTTTCGATGCCGCTGATGTACGCGTTTGCAACGGCGCGGGCGGTTCCGGCCGACACGTTGAGCGGAAGATCGTTGGAGGTGTCCAACGCGCTTGTGTAGACGTTGCCGTCCCCAGGGGCAAAATAAGCGTTGTATGCGCCGCCAAATGCCAAAGCAAGGCACACTCCGGGGGTGGCTCCGGTTATTACTGCGGCATCCAGTTCGAAGAACGACGACAAATATCCGGTAGAGAAGAGCAGCACATTCTCCATCCGCAGCAGTTGGTTACGTCCTACGGCTTCCGGCAATAATGCCTGGGTCTCGCAGCCTCGGAAATCCCTCTGCCGGTGGATTTGCCAGCCGTCCTTGACGCTCGCTGCGTCATCGGGCAGTATTTTGAGAGCTAGGGGTTTCAAGGCACTCCTCTGATATAGCCATGGTTATTCAGCTTCGGGAGAGCTTTGCGCCGGTTGTCCCATGCTTTCATCTGGGACATCTGGTACTGGTACAGCATGGATTCTTTCGTGTACCTCCCGTCCTTGTCCTGATCGTAGAAGCTCATGCGCAATCCGGTAATAAAGAGGTTACTGAAAGCATCGGGGAAAATTGTGTCCTGGTTGTCGGCATACGGGGCTGTAATGTCGGCCATGGCCGTGACGGTTGCTGATGCCACGGTCTGAATCGCAGGGTGAAACGTTACAACCTTCCCCGCCGCATCCAAGGTATATCCCTGGTACTGTGGGGGGATAGGTTCTCCAAATGTCTGATCAAGAAGCGATACCCCTGAATTGTCAATGGCGTTTGCCTCTTCGTCGGAAAGCTGGTTTTTGCGGGAGAAAAAGAACGTGCCCGCATGGATCGATACAATTTCCGAGACACCAGCTGGCAGGGTGATTTGGTTGTTGGTGATCACCAGCGTCAGCGGTTCGTCCAAAAACTTCCATTCCCTCGGTTGCCGGAGGATATCCTGGACGATTTCATTGAACCACGCGACGAACACGGGCCGGGGCTGGTTCCCCACGATCTTCGTCAATGCGCTGGTTATGGCCGTACCTACGTTGATCACTTGTGGCTCCGCATGTGTGCACTCAGGGCGAGTTTACTCGGGCATTCCCGCCCACACTCTGGGCAGGCAACCGATTCAGAAGTTACTTTTTTTTTACCTCGTCCGGCAGGAACGGATCGGAATAGAGGTATGTCTTGTTTGTCGCCTTTAGATGATCTGCCGTATGTGACGGGACAATGGCGTAAGGGGCCGGCTCCGCGTCCCTGTAGCGTTTGTCGGCAGGCATCAAGATTGCGGTAGACTTGTGTTGTTTCCCGTCACTGATGAACGATTCCGTAAGCACGGCAGTGCCGTCGTGGTGGTTGTCGCTGGGATGGATAAAAGACTGCCCGGCGATGGTAATGCGGGTATCGGGCTCCGGCTTCACGACCTTGACGACGAAACGGCTTAAGATCTCTTCCTGGGTGGTCATTGGTTCTCGCTTTCCGCCCTACCGGGCTAAATCAACAAATAACTTTGGTTTTTCACCAATTTGCTTTTCGGTGCGTTTGTATTCGGGATGGCGTTCAAGCCATTTCCCAAGTTCGTCAGCATCTTCCAGAATGCCCAACTGTTGAAGCTTTATGGCAACCACACGGGGTATCCTGGCCACCGGTTTCATATCAGGATCGGCGGCATTCCAGTTTTCTTCGCTGTTCTTGCGCTGTTCCTCGTTGAAATTCATGATGCGCCCGACAACCTGGCCGTGGGTGGCAAACATTTCATGCCCATCAGTTTGGTAAACGAGCAATTCCGGTTTGATGACTTCGATTTCCATGGGGACCTCTGCGGCGGGTATTACCCCGCCGCTTTTGGGATTAACGGTCGAGCGTCTGCAACCACATTTTGATCTTGTGGCCGGCGGCGGACGGCGTCCATTGAAGCCGAATATAATTCACGGCGTCCTGCCAGGAAAGTATACCGTTGCTGGTCATAGACACCGCCGCCCCTGCCGAAGTCTGGGCTTGTGCGCAGGATGCCCACGGGCCATTGGAGGTCGGGCCGCACTGTGCCACTGCGGTGCCGCTCATGTTCTGGAATACCGGGTTGCTGGCGGAACTGGTGAGCGTAACCCCGGAGACGTTGAGGGTCTTGGTCTTGTACCCCTGGACGTTCCATGCCCCGGAATACTTGATGTTGGTGGCCCCGGCTGCTGAAATGTTGCCGAAGACAAACCCTCCGGGGGCGTCCCCGAGAGCGGATGCCTTGTGGGTGCCGATCATGGAAACTGCGACCGCGATCATGATTACCGCGGCGAAAGAAAATATCCTGGTTTTCATTGGGTTCCTCCTGCCGGTGCCTCGGGGGCCGGGGTGGCTTCCTGGGGTGCCGGGGGTTGTGGTGTTTGTTCGCCCGGGGGTGTCTGTCACGGTGCCTCGGGGGCCGGGGTGGCTGCAATCCTCCCGCCGAATTGATCGACGATGGACTTGTCGAACGGTGCACCGATCTCGACAAACTTCACCCCATCTTCTTCCTGAACCTGCGCCCCATACAGAAACCGACGCGTTTCTCCATCGGGCAAAATAACCTTGCTCATACTGGTCTCCTTATGCTCTCGTCGCGGGGCCGTGATGCGCGGTAACTACCGCCACATGGGCCGGGTTGACCTGAATGGACGGCGCACCCTTGTTGGTGCGATCAATCAGGCTGCCATAGAGCATGGTATGTGCTTCGCTGTCCGAAAGGACCACTTTAGTGTCATTACTTGCCGGCATGGTTCACTCCTTGGAACAGGGGGCTTTCGCCCCCGCCCGGTTAGGTGTACTGGACATTCGTGTCGAGGTTGGTGATCCTGCCGGAACTGGCCTCGTTCTTCGCCTCCAGGGTATGGTTGACCGTGATGTGGTATTTCTCGTTCAGGGCTGAAGAAGTCGCCAGTTTGGTTTCCCCGATGGTTTCCAGGGTTGCCTTGCGCCAGTAGGTCATGTTCATGAGGGCCAGGACATCAACCGGCATTTCCACATCCAACTCGGTGACGACCTTGCCAAAGGCGGTAACGTACACGTCGACGTAATCGTCCACCTTGGAGCCTTCAACAAACCGCTGTTTGTTGCCGCCGGCTGTTGCTACGTTGTCGAACTGGGCCTGCTGTACGGCGTTGCAGTACCCCTTGACGGTCTTGTTTTTGTCAACGGACCCCGTGGTGTACATGTTTTGCATGGTCTGTTTGATCAGGCCAGCGGTCAGGAGCCGGGGGGTGCCGCCGGTCACGGTGCCGTCAGCGTTCAGCACGGCGTCGCCGGCCATGTTCAGGTTGGTGAGTATCCAGTTCAGGGCACCCTTCATCTTGTACGCCGTGGCGGCGTCGTCGCCCTGTACCAGTGTGCTTTTCAGGAATGCGCGGTTGATATCTTTGGAAAGCCCCTCCATGTGTTTGCGGCGTTGGAGGTCGCGTTCGGAAGAACGACCGGCGATCTTGACGGCTCCCGAGGTGGACGAAACAGAATAGCTCTCGTCCTGGATCTGGCAGAAGTTGTACAGCCTGGATGGCTGGGTGGATGCCTGGATGGTCGGGTCCGCGCCTTCAAGCTGCGCGTTGTCCGCCGAAGCTCTGATGACATCGGTGAGAAATTCGTGTTTTTTGGCGCCGGGTTTTTTGCCCTGCCCAAGGTCATGGTAAAAAACGGCGATGGCCGGGGTGATGATGGAAAGCTCATCCAACAGAGATTCCCTGACCCCCACCATATTGGTTGTTTGTACAGTATTTGCGGGTACGCCCATGGCGACTCTCCTTTAGCGTTTCACCCCGGCTTTGCGTGCGGCATTCACATAGTTCAGGTAGTCTTCTTCGCTGCCTGATTGCTGCGCCTTTGCCAGAAGTTTCTTCAACTCCGGGTTTGGGCCTGATTTCTGCGGCACCGCCGATACTCCGGGGGAAAGTTTGTTTTTTGCCTGTTCTTTTTTGTCCAGTTCTTCTTGTGCTGCTTTGCCCATGTGCTCGTTGCAGTAGTTGAAGGCGAATTCCACCGCCGCCACATCTCCGTGCAGCCGGTAGACGTCGGCAAATTTGGCCCCTAGTAACTTGTCGATCTTGACCTGATCGGCAAACCACTTGCTGGATTCGTCCCACGCATCCTGGGGGATGCCCTTAGCCTCACGGAAGGTTTCAGCCGTGGCTTCAAGGCGTTTGCCTCGTTCGGCGTTATCCCGTTGCAGGGCGGTAACGGATTCCTGTTTTTTTGTCCATTCGGCCTTTTTCGCTTCGTTGTCCGCGTACCAAGCCTCGGTGTCGCTGATCCATTTTTCGGTACGGCGCAACTCGCTGAGGTACTGGGTCTTGTCGGCGGGATCTTCGGTGAGCCGGAACAGTTCCCGCAACTCCTCGCGACGCTCACATGCCGCCAGGTAGTCGTTGTTGATTCTGGTGGTCTGTTCGGGCGAAAGATCAACGAATGGTTTTTGCTCCGCTTCCAGACGAGCGCGGGTTTCGCTCTCGATCCGCTCCCGCTCCTTGGTCAGGGCTTCCGCCACCTTCTTTTCTGCAATTTGGGCGGCGCGTTCCTCCAACGGGGTCTGAACAAGCCCCTTTTTCTTCTCTTCCTCCGCAGCCTGGTCGGCTTCTTGATCGGTGGTTTCGTCGGCATCGCCTTCTTCGTCTTGATCCGCATCAAGATTGGACTCATCATCCTGGGTATCGGCCCCATAGTCGGCTTCTTCGCCTTGATTGCCCTGCTGATCCGCATCAGCAGCTTCGCCATCGGCGGCGGCGTCCAGTCCTTCGGGTATCCCCATCATCATCCAGAAGGGGAAAAGCATAATTTTTTTGATCCATTTATTCATGTCGTGGTGCTCACTTTCTCCCTTACGGGGTTACTTCCTGAACCATTCGAAAATCGACCAGCGCTTTTTCAGCGGGACTTTCTTATCCACCGCTGCGGGGTCGTAATTCACAATCCCTTCGATGATCCCCGGTAGCATGACGGTCAGCACGTAGCGCAGTTGCTGGTTGCGCTTGATCTCGTCGGGTTGCGTGTACGGATCGGCGTCAAGCTGGCGTTTCAGGGCCATACGGGCTTGTCCGCGCAGCTTACCGGCAATCAGGGCGGCGCCGGGGTGCTGCACCCACTCGCGCATCAACTCCCGTTCCTTAATCAACCGTTCGAGGTCGTCAAGCGATTCCCGCATTTTGCTGGCCTCCCGCGCTCATCGCCGCGCCCATCTCGCCCCGCATGTCCGGCGCTGCCATTCCGGACCGCTCGGGAAGTCCGATCCCACCGTTTTGCTTCGACTCGTTGATAGCTTTCTGCATCTGGGGGTTTTTGCCGTCCACTTTAGCGGTGATACTCATCCCGCCGGCCATCATCTTCTGCAGGAGCACCATTTGTGCTTGCGGCGGCAGTTGGGCCAGGTCGATGTTGATATTCGCCTTGTAATCGACCTCCGGGGGTTGCGGGGGAGGGGGTTGGGCGTTGAACTGGTCGGCATTGAATCCGGCCAGCACGTTCAATTGGCTGGCGATCTGCCCCCAATCGGTCGGGATGTTCCACTCTTTGCGGAATTTGGCGATTTCAAGGATATTTTGGGCTTTTTTATAGCGGGGAGTGGCCCCCAGCCCGGCGTTGATCTGCACATCAAACTCAAAGTCGAACATGGTGAGGTCGATGATCTGCCGGCCGTTGTGGAAGGTCGTGGGGAATTGTGTTCCGGCGTTCCGGGCGGCGATCTTCAACACAACTTCGTCAGATTCAAACGCCATGGTCAGATGGGCGATCAATGCCAGCACCGGTTTGAAAAAAGTGTTGTTGCGGATCATCAGGTTGACGCCCAACTTCGCGTTGTTGTCCTGTTCGGCCATCTGGTGAAGACCAAGCCCCTTGGTGGAACCCTTCATGGCGAGCTGGCGGGACCGGTCGGCAATACCCATGGGGACCAGTGAGGCGATATCCTGGGTCCGGGCATCGTCCATCCGCATCGATTCCAACAGCCCTGTGGGGTATTGGATAAACTCCACCTCATCCTTCTCAGCTTCAAACGCCCTCGCGTTCAGGACGTCATCCAGGTTGACGTTGTGGTCGGGGGAAAGGCGAATACGCCCGCCCTGGGCAATCTGTTTTGCAATGTCGTTGGCGTTGTTGCGATGATCGGAAAGTTCATCTTCGATGGGAGCAATAACTTCCGGGAAACCAACACCAGTGGCATCCCACAGCCTGGATTTGCAGTACCCAACAACCATCGGCAGTCGGTTGACCGGGCGACCGTTGAAGAACACATCGTTGACCGGCTGGAAGGTGGACAACTCGAAGGTGCCTTGCAATGAAAACTGCACAAACCACTGGAAGTCCCGTTTTTCGAAGAAAATCATCAATTCGGCGCGGTTCTTTTCCTGTAAATCAACACGCTCCGCATCGGAAAAGTCGTAGTTGGAAAGCTGCATCGCCGCGTCGTTGCCGTCACGGGTAGAAGAGAGCATCCCGAGGGCTTCGCCCATGTCGAAGTCAGCATCAAAAACGCCGATTTCCTTGAACTTCTCAATTTCCTCCGCAGTGACCGGAATCATAATCCCGGCGTAGGTGCCAAGGTTCACATCGAGGTAGGGGATCTTCGGGTCCCAAAAACAGTCACGGCGCGGCATGAGCTTGTCGATAACCCACGTGTCACGAACGGTGATGGTCTGGCTATTCTTCACCGTCTCAAACTCGTAAATGTCCTTCAAGGCGCCGTAAATGGCTTCTGGCACTTCCTCCCCGGTGGCCTTGAGCACCCGGCGATCTGGAAGGGGTTTCTCGTAGGCTTCCTTGACCCAATGGACAAAAGCGGCCTCAAGTCCATCAGTGGCGCCGGCCCTCAGGCTGGATTCTTCCCACAGGTGGTAGTTGGAGGTGTTGTCCTTCCGGTAAATGAAATCTTCGGTGAGAATTTGCGCGCGCTTGTCTTTGACCGGGTCGGTGGCCGTGCGGGAAGTGAAAGAAATAGCGTCAGGGTCTTGGTTGTATTCCAGGATGGCGTTTTCAACAAACCCATCAACGATGGAAGTTGATTTGGTGGAGGGTAGGGCGGAAAGCCCGCGGGATATACGATCCTGAGCATCGTCCAGGATCATCATGTACCGGTTGCGGCAGTCATCGATAATCGATTTGAGATGAAAGTCATACCAGTTGTCAAACGACCTTTTTAATTGCAAGGGCCGCGACAGATCATCGTCGTCGATATCTTCGAATTTTCCCGAAGCGCTGCCTTTTTCCATAATGCCGGAGTCTCCCTTTTTGACTCGTCCGGTCTTTACAAGCCTCCCCGCCCATTGCAGGAAAGTTAAATAAACAGATTATTTGTCAAATATCACAGAATAGTTGTTGACGTCAACGTAAAAAAACCTCTGTGAAATCCAGGCCCCGGCCTTTTTTCTTCCCACCCCGGCGGAATAGGTGATCAGGCTGGTAATATGACAGTGCGAGAGCATCAACCTCGTCAGGGGAAAGCCCCCCCAGTTTCCGCTTCATTTCCTTCTTGTCGGGCATTTTCAGCCTGTTTTCAGATAAGGTTTCAAACCTGACAGCCCCCAGGGCGTTTATCAGGTCTTCATCGTTGGGGATCGATATCGTGCCCTGAATAAATTCCTCACACATCCGCCAGTAGCATTCCGTCCGCTTGTTGAAAAATTTATCCGACTGGCTGGCCGAACTCCTGAAATCTCCTTTACGGGCATTCAGCCCCCGTGTCCTGAGTTTCGCGGGGAGATACCACCCCAGGCCGATATTGTCGATAAAGGCCACATCCGCCGACTCGTCGTTGAGCACGCTGGCAGACCAGTCTTCAAGCTCCTCGGAATCGTGCGTCTGCTTTTTAAACAACCGGACCACCGGGCCTTCCCGTACTACCGTTACCGACTTATCACCCCCGCCGGCGCAGTCAACCCCGCACATGACAGGTTCACTTCCCGTTGTCTCAAATTCCCTTTCGATGGCGTCCATAATCCGGTCATAAGGGATAAACCCACCCTCAGAAACAAGGGGCGGAAGACCCAAAACCTTGACCCGGTACGTGTTGGAATCCTTCCCATACCTCGCCATCTTCTCAAGGTGTTCAGGGGTGACAAGCTCGGACTCTTCGGCGTTCCATCTTCCGGTGATCCACTTATCGGCATATTTGTGGTGGGAGTCGTAAGCATACCCTTTTGCCTTGATCGGGTTGAAGATCATCAGGGCAAAGTTGACTTTGCGGGTAAGCGTACCTTCCAAAGGTTCAAAGATCGGCTCGGGGCAACCGGCGGCCTCGTCAACAA
This sequence is a window from Oryzomonas sagensis. Protein-coding genes within it:
- a CDS encoding SU10 major capsid protein; amino-acid sequence: MGVPANTVQTTNMVGVRESLLDELSIITPAIAVFYHDLGQGKKPGAKKHEFLTDVIRASADNAQLEGADPTIQASTQPSRLYNFCQIQDESYSVSSTSGAVKIAGRSSERDLQRRKHMEGLSKDINRAFLKSTLVQGDDAATAYKMKGALNWILTNLNMAGDAVLNADGTVTGGTPRLLTAGLIKQTMQNMYTTGSVDKNKTVKGYCNAVQQAQFDNVATAGGNKQRFVEGSKVDDYVDVYVTAFGKVVTELDVEMPVDVLALMNMTYWRKATLETIGETKLATSSALNEKYHITVNHTLEAKNEASSGRITNLDTNVQYT